The nucleotide sequence GCTAATTCCAGTCCACCACCCAAAGCAAAACCATTAATGGCGGCGATAACCGGCGTTGACAAGTGAGCCACATAATCGAATAATACCGCCTGCCCCTGTGCAGCAAGATCCTGACCCTGAGCTACGGAAAAATCTGCAAATTCGCTGATATCGGCCCCGGCTACAAAGGCCTTCTCTCCGGCACCGGTAATAATGATCACTTTTACCGATCTATTGGAGTCGGCTGTTTTAAACGCATCGTGAAGTTCATTGATCGTCGCTTTGTTAAGCGCATTGAGTTTTGATGGTCTGTTAATGGTGATCGTAGCGATATGTTCGTTTTGCGCTACGAGAATGTTGTTGTATTTCATGTTATTTTAGGTTTGTGGGGGAAATTACATCCCTAAAATTACAAAAATACTTAGGATTGCTTCGGAAATGTAACCTTAAAAATTGTTCCTTTCTCTACCGAAGATTCAAAACTAATTTTACCCTTATAGGTTTCAACAATTTTCTTAACCATCGCAAGACCGAGCCCCATACCGGAAGATTTTGTTGTAAACTTCGGTTCAAAAACCCGTTGCATGTTTTCTTCAGCTACCCCAATACCATTATCCATTACTGCAATAACCGCTACGCCCGGTTCAGCAAACACCTTTACTTCAATTCGGGGTTCTTCAGGTTGTTTTTGCTCCACGGCCTGAATACTGTTTTTAACAAGATTAGTGATCACGCGTATTAACTGCGTACGGTCAAATCTGGCGATGATCTCTTCTTCTTCAGAAAAGAAATAGATATAGTCTTCATTAAAAATATCAAGAGCTAGTTTTGTGATCTTTACCACATTGAGGGTTTCATCCTGCTGCGCCGGCATTTGTGCATAGGTGGAAAATGCCGAGGCGATCGAGCTCATGGTGTCTATTTGTTGAATTAGCGTATTGCTATACTCGTCAATTTTCTTCTGAGCATCGGGGTCTTCCGGGTCGAATTTACGTTGAAAACTCTGTACCGTGAGGCGCATAGGGGTCAACGGATTCTTAATTTCATGTGCTACCTGCTTCGCCATTTCACGCCAGGCGGCTTCCCGCTCACTGGCAGCCAATTGAGCCGCGCTGCTTTCTAATTCATCGATCATTCCGTTATAGGCCTTCACAAGA is from Constantimarinum furrinae and encodes:
- a CDS encoding sensor histidine kinase, coding for MRLSRSLRFRIFLSMLLLVVGASILIAIVTIYQYREEAQDYHRERLQRKEINIRENINYVLRNTTYPVQTDQLPLIFKDKIYELKDIHNLEIYLYDLDGNLLKSSKASFFKDTAHSKIPKYVMDALQNTSSKSYVEEFEEDGQEYQSSYTYLTDSYFKPLAILNLPYIEDDGFIKKELKENLTRLGMAYIFMILIAITLAYFLSTYITRSLNEISEKIIDTRLNKRNKRIDIAKNTTEEITNLVKAYNGMIDELESSAAQLAASEREAAWREMAKQVAHEIKNPLTPMRLTVQSFQRKFDPEDPDAQKKIDEYSNTLIQQIDTMSSIASAFSTYAQMPAQQDETLNVVKITKLALDIFNEDYIYFFSEEEEIIARFDRTQLIRVITNLVKNSIQAVEQKQPEEPRIEVKVFAEPGVAVIAVMDNGIGVAEENMQRVFEPKFTTKSSGMGLGLAMVKKIVETYKGKISFESSVEKGTIFKVTFPKQS